In Lacrimispora indolis DSM 755, a genomic segment contains:
- a CDS encoding LacI family DNA-binding transcriptional regulator, whose protein sequence is MGVNIRDVARKAGVSPATVSRYFHGKNIVTDEAARKIESAAHELDYTPVSKQKNPGVIAVLLTNLKLAYFSEVLKILLEEVPGYGYRMVFFPVSKDGEEYKQFFRDLDITGVIYLEEDLNQDMLNYIEAKNIKTVMLGGISTDKRCKMVHINDLAAAHGGAKYLLKLRHKDILILSDHPKSISSGFQRITGCKRAYEEFGLELGDKMIKCGELTYESGFNMTQQALKEGLEFTAVFAFSDDAAMGVISALDQANLNVPGDISVLGFDGISISQKVTPKLTTIKQPIKMMVEHTLDTFQKKEKEENIEITLPYKLEEGGTCREL, encoded by the coding sequence ATGGGGGTGAACATTCGAGATGTAGCAAGGAAAGCTGGTGTATCACCTGCAACTGTTTCACGATATTTTCACGGGAAAAATATTGTGACAGATGAGGCAGCCAGAAAAATAGAGTCAGCTGCCCATGAGCTGGATTATACTCCGGTAAGTAAACAAAAGAATCCCGGTGTGATAGCTGTGCTGCTCACAAATTTAAAGCTTGCGTATTTCAGTGAAGTATTAAAAATACTTTTAGAAGAAGTTCCAGGATACGGTTACCGGATGGTGTTTTTTCCTGTTTCAAAGGACGGAGAAGAATACAAACAGTTTTTCAGGGATTTGGACATTACAGGTGTGATTTATCTGGAAGAGGATTTAAATCAGGATATGCTGAACTACATAGAAGCCAAGAATATAAAGACAGTTATGTTAGGAGGGATAAGTACGGATAAAAGATGTAAGATGGTCCACATTAATGATCTGGCAGCGGCTCATGGGGGGGCAAAATACTTACTGAAATTACGTCATAAAGATATTTTAATACTGTCTGATCACCCTAAAAGCATTAGTTCCGGATTTCAGAGAATTACGGGCTGTAAAAGAGCTTATGAAGAATTTGGATTAGAGCTTGGGGATAAGATGATTAAATGCGGAGAGCTGACCTATGAAAGCGGTTTTAACATGACACAGCAGGCATTAAAAGAAGGACTGGAATTCACAGCTGTATTCGCTTTCAGTGATGATGCCGCCATGGGGGTGATCAGCGCTCTGGATCAGGCGAATTTAAATGTACCGGGAGATATATCTGTATTAGGTTTTGACGGGATCAGCATTTCACAGAAGGTGACCCCAAAACTGACAACCATTAAGCAGCCAATTAAAATGATGGTTGAACATACTTTGGATACATTTCAGAAAAAAGAAAAAGAGGAAAACATTGAAATAACACTGCCTTATAAGCTGGAGGAAGGCGGCACGTGCAGAGAACTATGA
- a CDS encoding ABC transporter substrate-binding protein, which translates to MKKILCMVLGVFMAGSLVACQNTGGSGKTETGEKENKKTKITFALWDEVQKPVFDEIIEKFEAENKDIDVELQLTPWSQYWTKLDAAMGSDNAADVFWMNTYLPKYASAGVLEPLDEYIEKDGVNMEHYVKTVADSLQYDGRQYCLPKGIDTVQVFYNKAIFEKYNVAEPAKGWTWDKMVETADQLKDKISAAGSDEYPILMELDPQPSYFNFISQTGGFVISEDKKTAGFDQAGTIKAYQDIVDLIEAGLMPGNEVLSDTKGTDLFLSQKGAMLFMGSWKVPVLDEASFGEEIGTIAMPLKENGNQSVIGGLGYAINSKSKEKEAAWKLVKYLAGEESNKLQAEAKIDVPALLSAQQYYKTKHIDAAVIFEAAKTGYPFPTSLTVADWLPSLSEISGKIFAKEITPEEGCQQIQKAMQSVLDSES; encoded by the coding sequence ATGAAAAAAATATTGTGTATGGTGCTGGGAGTTTTCATGGCGGGTTCATTAGTTGCCTGCCAAAATACAGGGGGAAGCGGGAAAACGGAAACGGGAGAAAAGGAAAATAAAAAAACTAAAATTACGTTTGCATTGTGGGATGAAGTTCAGAAACCTGTTTTTGATGAAATAATAGAAAAGTTTGAAGCGGAAAATAAGGACATTGATGTGGAACTGCAGCTGACGCCATGGTCTCAGTACTGGACAAAATTGGATGCGGCTATGGGTTCGGACAATGCGGCAGATGTGTTTTGGATGAATACGTATCTTCCTAAATATGCAAGCGCAGGAGTGCTGGAGCCCCTTGATGAGTACATAGAAAAAGACGGCGTAAATATGGAGCATTATGTAAAAACCGTAGCGGACTCCCTGCAGTATGATGGGAGACAGTATTGCCTTCCAAAAGGAATCGATACGGTCCAGGTATTTTATAATAAGGCCATTTTTGAAAAATACAATGTGGCTGAGCCAGCAAAGGGCTGGACGTGGGATAAAATGGTGGAAACTGCTGATCAGTTAAAGGATAAGATCAGTGCCGCCGGTTCCGATGAATATCCGATTTTGATGGAACTGGATCCACAGCCTTCTTACTTTAATTTCATCTCTCAGACAGGCGGATTTGTCATAAGTGAAGATAAAAAAACGGCCGGATTTGATCAGGCAGGCACAATAAAAGCATATCAGGATATCGTGGATCTGATTGAAGCAGGTTTAATGCCTGGTAATGAAGTTTTATCTGATACCAAGGGAACGGATTTATTCCTGTCTCAAAAAGGCGCAATGCTGTTCATGGGTTCATGGAAAGTACCTGTACTTGATGAGGCCAGCTTTGGGGAAGAAATAGGAACCATTGCCATGCCTTTAAAGGAAAATGGCAATCAAAGTGTTATTGGCGGTTTGGGATACGCAATTAATTCTAAAAGCAAAGAAAAAGAAGCCGCATGGAAACTGGTGAAGTATCTGGCAGGAGAGGAGTCCAACAAGCTTCAGGCAGAGGCAAAAATCGATGTACCTGCGTTGTTAAGCGCCCAGCAGTATTATAAGACAAAACATATTGATGCAGCGGTTATCTTTGAAGCAGCAAAGACAGGATACCCCTTCCCCACTTCTCTGACTGTTGCAGACTGGCTTCCGTCTTTGTCGGAAATTTCAGGTAAAATTTTTGCAAAAGAAATAACCCCGGAAGAAGGTTGTCAGCAGATTCAAAAAGCAATGCAAAGCGTGTTGGACAGCGAGTCATAA
- a CDS encoding carbohydrate ABC transporter permease, which yields MKKKKRSSGRLKRREMLTGYLMIFPLTAGVTVFFIGAFFQNVYYSFTNKSSFGTPKFVGLANYCRLFQDQAFIRAFANTILYVVICVPLVVILALGIAVLLNFRVKGIDLFRVFIFLPAVTLPAAIGLLWKWLMNYKFGIFNEMIGRFGIDPVAWLSDPKVVLFSISAVFIWASVAYQVIVLLAGLQGIPVSYQEAAQIDGANSVQQFFKITLPLLSPSIFFVCVTTVINVFQIFDFIYLMIPQGSSGTEASRSLVTYFFEQSFVKFHKGYGAAISFMLFLLILLITAVQMILQKKLVFYDD from the coding sequence ATGAAAAAGAAAAAGAGAAGTTCCGGACGGTTAAAACGCCGGGAAATGCTGACCGGGTATCTGATGATTTTCCCTTTGACGGCAGGCGTTACAGTATTTTTTATCGGTGCTTTTTTTCAGAATGTATACTATAGTTTTACGAACAAGTCCAGCTTTGGAACTCCTAAGTTTGTTGGACTGGCGAATTACTGCCGGCTTTTTCAGGACCAGGCATTTATAAGGGCATTTGCCAATACCATTTTGTACGTAGTGATTTGTGTTCCTCTTGTGGTGATTTTGGCGTTAGGGATTGCTGTATTGCTGAATTTCAGGGTGAAGGGCATTGATTTATTCCGGGTATTCATTTTTCTGCCTGCAGTTACACTTCCGGCTGCAATCGGTCTTTTATGGAAATGGCTGATGAATTATAAGTTTGGCATTTTTAATGAAATGATCGGCAGGTTTGGCATTGATCCGGTGGCCTGGCTGTCGGATCCTAAGGTGGTCTTATTTTCCATATCAGCAGTGTTCATTTGGGCCAGTGTTGCTTATCAGGTAATTGTGCTTTTGGCAGGGCTTCAGGGGATTCCTGTGAGTTATCAGGAAGCAGCTCAGATTGACGGGGCTAATTCAGTGCAGCAGTTTTTTAAAATCACGTTGCCCCTTTTGTCCCCCTCCATCTTTTTTGTATGTGTGACAACGGTTATAAATGTGTTTCAGATCTTTGACTTTATTTACCTGATGATTCCTCAGGGAAGCAGCGGAACAGAAGCTTCCCGGTCCCTGGTCACATATTTCTTTGAGCAGTCATTTGTTAAGTTCCATAAAGGTTATGGAGCGGCAATCAGTTTCATGTTGTTTTTATTGATACTTCTCATTACTGCAGTACAAATGATTCTACAAAAGAAACTGGTATTTTATGATGATTAA
- a CDS encoding carbohydrate ABC transporter permease, which produces MKKKWPVYLLLIICTIVTVAPFLWMILTSFKDYEESIRIPPTIFPEVFTVQSYRQVLDKFPFAYFYMNTFLVLFFTIAVELSICSMAAYAFARLDFPGRDVIFIILLALLMVPGQIFLVPNYDIMVKLKLADTVTALWLPKVFSAFGTFMLREFFKGLPKSLDEAAMLDGCNYFQIYFKILLPLMKLALVSLAILTAISTFKDLMWPLIVNNSMNKMTLSAGLAMLIGEHTTYYPQVMAGGIIAILPMILFFFIFQKQFVEGIATTGAKQ; this is translated from the coding sequence ATGAAAAAGAAATGGCCGGTCTATCTGCTTTTGATCATATGCACAATTGTAACGGTTGCTCCGTTTTTATGGATGATATTGACTTCCTTTAAAGATTATGAAGAAAGTATCAGGATACCGCCTACAATATTCCCGGAAGTCTTTACCGTTCAGAGCTACCGGCAGGTTTTAGATAAGTTTCCTTTTGCTTATTTTTATATGAATACATTTCTTGTGTTGTTTTTTACCATAGCAGTAGAACTGTCAATCTGTTCCATGGCTGCCTATGCCTTTGCCAGATTAGATTTCCCGGGCAGGGATGTGATCTTTATCATCCTGCTGGCTTTGCTGATGGTTCCGGGACAAATTTTTTTAGTGCCTAATTATGATATCATGGTTAAGCTGAAACTGGCAGATACAGTGACCGCATTATGGCTTCCAAAGGTGTTCAGTGCATTTGGAACCTTTATGCTGCGTGAATTCTTCAAAGGATTGCCAAAGAGCCTGGACGAGGCGGCCATGCTGGACGGATGTAATTATTTTCAGATCTATTTCAAAATTTTGCTGCCGCTTATGAAGCTTGCTTTGGTGTCTCTGGCGATTTTAACGGCAATTTCTACATTTAAGGATTTGATGTGGCCGCTGATTGTGAATAATTCCATGAATAAAATGACATTGTCTGCTGGCCTGGCAATGCTGATCGGTGAACATACAACCTATTATCCACAGGTTATGGCGGGAGGTATTATCGCAATTCTTCCCATGATTTTATTTTTCTTTATTTTTCAGAAGCAATTTGTAGAAGGAATTGCAACCACTGGAGCGAAGCAGTAG
- a CDS encoding PIG-L deacetylase family protein: MIDLLAVCAHPDDLEVCASGIFAKVKKEGYKTGLVIFTRGESGGYARQDVREKEAEEAAKILELDYFVMLDFPDAGVYFEKSAVDALIPHLRDCSPRYVLTLLEEDYHPDHVAVSKITKAACFTAGLKKYSQDDMDWHYEAILYFGADNKRNKRRPDIYVDITDVIDIKKKSCEAHRSQKVLPYAMNLAEEYGRTAGVKYAEGLFLSESITVDSISSMIKKQAF, encoded by the coding sequence ATGATTGATTTGTTAGCAGTATGCGCTCATCCGGATGATTTGGAAGTATGCGCATCAGGAATATTTGCAAAAGTAAAAAAAGAAGGGTATAAGACCGGTCTGGTGATCTTTACAAGAGGAGAATCGGGGGGATATGCCCGGCAGGATGTAAGAGAGAAGGAAGCAGAAGAAGCTGCCAAAATATTGGAACTGGACTATTTTGTAATGCTGGATTTCCCGGATGCAGGTGTTTACTTTGAAAAAAGCGCGGTAGATGCTTTGATCCCCCATCTTAGAGACTGTTCCCCAAGATATGTTCTGACCCTTCTTGAAGAGGATTACCATCCGGACCATGTAGCTGTATCTAAGATTACAAAAGCAGCCTGCTTTACGGCTGGGCTGAAAAAATACTCCCAGGATGATATGGATTGGCATTATGAAGCAATTCTATATTTTGGTGCGGATAACAAGCGGAACAAAAGAAGGCCGGATATCTATGTGGATATCACAGATGTTATTGATATTAAGAAAAAGTCCTGTGAAGCCCACCGGTCTCAAAAGGTGCTGCCCTATGCAATGAATCTTGCGGAAGAATACGGAAGAACTGCAGGTGTGAAATATGCGGAAGGGCTGTTCCTGAGTGAAAGTATTACCGTGGACAGCATCAGCAGTATGATTAAAAAACAGGCTTTCTAA
- a CDS encoding 6-phospho-beta-glucosidase produces the protein MKLTVIGGCGSRSLMLAKSLAQQADELHITEVVFMDIDEKRVHILGAMVKEAFARIAPKVKFGCTTGPKEAVLGADFIITTIRVGKEESRIMDERIALNHGVIGQETTGVGGFGMALRSIPALLYYCKLIKKYASQDVCVFNFTNPAGLVTQALRDQGYDFVYGICDAPSGFLRQIAALYGTNVKELSVRLIGLNHLSYFTSVKKQGKEMINEILQNPELYTRTDMRYFDPDLAMHLGCMLNEYLYYFYYREKALENIQKTSETRGERIQAINHKMLQELGRYEADKDFDKMLEIYSHYTFLRECNYMQGETSVAREEQSIPKFDLYSEDEGGYAGVALALMRARITGQRGEMILCMPNGETLPWLKKDDIIEVSCDISKEGAKPKPGDYEVPESVRQLICGVKYYERTAAQAIVEHDAGKAADALMLHPLVSSYSLAKSIVKDYFDAYQEYTGGRIWLE, from the coding sequence ATGAAGCTGACAGTGATCGGAGGGTGCGGTTCCCGCAGCCTGATGCTGGCAAAGAGCCTGGCCCAGCAAGCAGATGAACTGCACATAACAGAAGTTGTATTTATGGATATTGACGAGAAGAGAGTCCATATTCTTGGGGCCATGGTCAAGGAAGCTTTTGCCCGGATTGCTCCAAAAGTGAAATTCGGCTGTACAACAGGTCCAAAGGAGGCTGTCCTGGGAGCGGATTTCATCATTACCACCATTCGGGTTGGAAAGGAAGAAAGCCGCATTATGGATGAGCGGATTGCTTTAAATCATGGTGTCATCGGCCAGGAAACAACAGGGGTAGGCGGCTTTGGCATGGCGCTTCGTTCCATTCCTGCTTTGCTGTATTATTGTAAACTGATAAAAAAGTATGCTAGTCAGGATGTCTGTGTTTTTAATTTTACAAATCCAGCCGGATTGGTTACCCAGGCATTAAGAGACCAGGGATATGATTTTGTATATGGGATCTGTGATGCGCCGTCAGGATTTTTAAGACAGATCGCAGCTCTGTATGGAACCAATGTGAAGGAGTTAAGCGTCAGATTGATCGGATTAAACCACTTATCTTACTTTACCAGTGTGAAAAAGCAGGGAAAGGAAATGATAAATGAGATTCTGCAAAACCCTGAGTTATATACCAGAACTGATATGCGTTATTTTGATCCGGATCTGGCCATGCACCTTGGGTGTATGCTCAATGAATACTTATACTATTTTTATTACCGGGAAAAAGCATTGGAAAATATCCAAAAAACCAGTGAGACAAGAGGTGAAAGAATTCAGGCCATCAATCATAAGATGCTTCAGGAACTGGGCAGGTATGAGGCTGATAAGGACTTTGACAAGATGCTTGAGATCTACAGCCACTATACCTTTTTAAGGGAGTGCAATTACATGCAGGGAGAAACTTCTGTGGCCAGAGAGGAACAGAGCATTCCGAAGTTTGATTTATATAGTGAAGATGAGGGCGGATATGCAGGCGTAGCACTGGCGCTGATGCGGGCAAGGATCACCGGCCAAAGGGGCGAAATGATTTTATGCATGCCCAATGGAGAAACACTTCCATGGCTTAAAAAGGATGACATCATAGAAGTTTCGTGCGATATCTCCAAAGAAGGGGCAAAGCCAAAACCAGGAGATTATGAGGTGCCGGAAAGCGTCAGGCAGTTAATCTGCGGGGTGAAATATTATGAGAGAACAGCAGCGCAGGCAATTGTGGAACATGATGCCGGAAAAGCAGCAGATGCTTTGATGCTCCATCCGCTGGTATCCTCCTATTCTCTGGCTAAGTCGATTGTAAAGGATTATTTTGATGCATATCAGGAGTATACAGGAGGAAGGATATGGCTGGAGTAG